A genome region from Erigeron canadensis isolate Cc75 chromosome 3, C_canadensis_v1, whole genome shotgun sequence includes the following:
- the LOC122591864 gene encoding probable carboxylesterase 2, producing MEPSFPSKYISTSQEFPLHFHGILRMHKDGKCERFLGNDLIPAGFDPLTGIESKDVIISFESNIFVRLYIPKTIIIRNHKLPIVIYYHGGAFVTQSAASSTYHPTLNLITKQSNVIIVSVNYRLAPEYPIPIAYEDSWEAVKWVASHSKRDGPEPWLNERADFQRVFFAGDSSGANIAHNMAIRVGLNKFNVINLKGVIMLHPFFGGKDPIGDEIIDKNKEYKMLIDHGWKFAYPSGNGSDDPLFNPAKDPNISSFGCSKILLCVAEKDRLRDRGLNYKKVMEKSGWRGKIELIENKGDDHVFFLYNPSSDNARAIRDRICSFINIPIRCKA from the coding sequence ATGGAACCTTCTTTTccttcaaaatatatatctacatcTCAAGAATTCCCTCTCCATTTTCATGGCATTTTACGGATGCACAAAGATGGAAAATGTGAAAGATTTCTTGGAAATGATCTCATCCCTGCTGGATTCGACCCGCTAACAGGCATCGAATCTAAAGATGTCATCATCTCATTCGAATCCAATATTTTTGTAAGGCTTTACATTCCAAAAACCATCATTATTCGCAATCATAAACTCCCCATTGTGATTTACTATCATGGTGGAGCTTTCGTGACTCAATCAGCCGCATCTTCAACTTACCACCCGACACTTAACTTAATAACTAAACAATCTAACGTGATTATCGTGTCGGTAAACTATAGATTGGCCCCAGAGTATCCTATACCAATTGCGTATGAGGATTCATGGGAAGCGGTCAAATGGGTGGCTAGCCATTCTAAAAGAGACGGTCCAGAGCCATGGTTAAACGAACGTGCTGATTTTCAACGCGTGTTTTTTGCTGGAGATAGTTCAGGAGCCAACATAGCTCACAATATGGCTATTCGTGTCGGGCTAAACAAATTTAATGTTATCAACCTCAAGGGTGTCATTATGCTTCACCCATTTTTTGGAGGAAAAGACCCAATTGGAGATGAAATTATAGATAAGAACAAGGAGTACAAAATGTTAATAGACCATGGGTGGAAATTTGCATATCCATCAGGAAATGGGTCAGATGACCCATTGTTTAACCCGGCCAAGGACCCTAATATTTCAAGTTTTGGGTGCTCTAAAATACTTCTGTGTGTTGCCGAGAAGGATAGATTAAGAGATAGGGGTCTTAATTACAAGAAGGTGATGGAGAAAAGTGGATGGAGAGGAAAAATTGAGCTAATTGAGAACAAAGGAGATGACCATGTGTTCTTTTTATATAATCCTTCAAGTGACAATGCTAGAGCGATACGTGATAGAATTTGTTCATTTATCAATATTCCAATTCGTTGCAAAGCgtaa
- the LOC122591008 gene encoding polyadenylate-binding protein RBP47-like isoform X3 — protein sequence MQPSNTNGTNTTNSNSQDLTQQQQQQQQQQQWMYQQYQQQQQWLAMQQYPAAMHHPAAAAAAAMMYQQPPPSAAAAAAYMPYHYQGQYPGQYQSSMNNNNNSQIQSSSEDNKTIWIGDLQQWMDETYLQSCFSQTGEVQNIKLIRNKQSGHSERYGFIEFVSHAAAEKVLQSYNGSLMPNTDQAFRLNWASFSTGEKRGDTGSDLSIFVGDLAPDVTDTILHETFASRYPSVKGAKVVFDTNTGCSKGYGFVRFSDENERSRAMNEMNGQYCSSRQMRIGVATPKKPSNQQQYGQQQQYGQQFPSQAVILAGGNGSFGAMPQSSQSDEDSSNTTIFVGGLDSEVNDEDLRQTFIQCGEILSVKIPIGKGCGFVRFANRSSAEDAIQNMHGTVIGKQTVRISWGKTPAGRQRSDSNGNYQGKQGYGGGYGGGGYGYGMQQNQDAGMYGGAAASPYGSNGYGNHQQPVS from the exons ATGCAACCATCTAACACTAATGGAACAAACACCACCAACTCCAACAGCCAAGATTTGACACAAcaacaacagcagcagcagcagcaacaacaatgGATGTATCAACAGTACCAACAACAGCAGCAATGGCTGGCTATGCAGCAGTACCCTGCTGCTATGCATCaccctgctgctgctgctgctgctgctatgATGTATCAGCAGCCGCCACcatctgctgctgctgctgctgcataCATGCCTTATCATTATCAAGGTCAATATCCTGGTCAATATCAGTCtagtatgaataataataataatagtcagATTCAGAGTTCAAGTGAAGATAATAAGACCATCTGGATCGGTGATCTGCAACAGTGGATGGATGAGACTTATCTTCAGTCTTGCTTTTCTCAAACTGGGGAG GTACAAAATATTAAGCTTATACGCAATAAGCAGAGTGGGCATTCAGAGCGTTATGGATTTATCGAGTTCGTCTCTCATGCAGCGGCTGAGAAAGTTCTTCAGAGTTATAACGGTTCATTGATGCCAAATACTGATCAAGCTTTCCGGTTGAACTGGGCAAGCTTTAGTACAGGGGAAAAGCGCGGAGACACTGGTTCAGATTTATCTATTTTTGTCGGAGATTTGGCTCCAGATGTTACTGACACAATTTTGCATGAAACTTTTGCTAGCAGATATCCATCCGTCAAGGGTGCAAAAGTAGTTTTTGACACAAATACGGGTTGTTCAAAAGGTTATGGATTTGTTAGGTTTAGTGATGAAAATGAGAGATCACGGGCTATGAATGAAATGAATGGTCAATATTGTTCAAGTAGGCAAATGCGTATCGGTGTTGCTACTCCTAAAAAACCATCTAATCAACAACAATATGGTCAACAACAGCAATATGGACAACAGTTTCCATCACAAG CTGTGATATTAGCTGGTGGAAATGGTTCATTTGGTGCCATGCCTCAAAGCTCCCAATCTGATGAAGATTCTTCAAATACGACT ATCTTTGTTGGTGGACTTGACTCAGAAGTCAATGATGAAGACTTAAGGCAAACCTTTATCCAGTGTGGTGAGATTTTATCTGTTAAAATTCCTATAGGAAAGGGATGTGGTTTTGTCAGATTTGCAAACAG AAGCAGTGCCGAGGATGCAATCCAGAACATGCATGGCACAGTAATAGGCAAGCAGACAGTTCGTATATCATGGGGTAAAACTCCAGCTGGCAGACAG AGAAGTGACTCAAACGGAAACTACCAGGGGAAGCAAGGTTACGGCGGTG
- the LOC122591008 gene encoding polyadenylate-binding protein RBP47-like isoform X1 translates to MQPSNTNGTNTTNSNSQDLTQQQQQQQQQQQWMYQQYQQQQQWLAMQQYPAAMHHPAAAAAAAMMYQQPPPSAAAAAAYMPYHYQGQYPGQYQSSMNNNNNSQIQSSSEDNKTIWIGDLQQWMDETYLQSCFSQTGEVQNIKLIRNKQSGHSERYGFIEFVSHAAAEKVLQSYNGSLMPNTDQAFRLNWASFSTGEKRGDTGSDLSIFVGDLAPDVTDTILHETFASRYPSVKGAKVVFDTNTGCSKGYGFVRFSDENERSRAMNEMNGQYCSSRQMRIGVATPKKPSNQQQYGQQQQYGQQFPSQAVILAGGNGSFGAMPQSSQSDEDSSNTTIFVGGLDSEVNDEDLRQTFIQCGEILSVKIPIGKGCGFVRFANRSSAEDAIQNMHGTVIGKQTVRISWGKTPAGRQRSDSNGNYQGKQGYGGGGYGYGMQQNQDAGMYGGAAASPYGSNGYGNHQQPVS, encoded by the exons ATGCAACCATCTAACACTAATGGAACAAACACCACCAACTCCAACAGCCAAGATTTGACACAAcaacaacagcagcagcagcagcaacaacaatgGATGTATCAACAGTACCAACAACAGCAGCAATGGCTGGCTATGCAGCAGTACCCTGCTGCTATGCATCaccctgctgctgctgctgctgctgctatgATGTATCAGCAGCCGCCACcatctgctgctgctgctgctgcataCATGCCTTATCATTATCAAGGTCAATATCCTGGTCAATATCAGTCtagtatgaataataataataatagtcagATTCAGAGTTCAAGTGAAGATAATAAGACCATCTGGATCGGTGATCTGCAACAGTGGATGGATGAGACTTATCTTCAGTCTTGCTTTTCTCAAACTGGGGAG GTACAAAATATTAAGCTTATACGCAATAAGCAGAGTGGGCATTCAGAGCGTTATGGATTTATCGAGTTCGTCTCTCATGCAGCGGCTGAGAAAGTTCTTCAGAGTTATAACGGTTCATTGATGCCAAATACTGATCAAGCTTTCCGGTTGAACTGGGCAAGCTTTAGTACAGGGGAAAAGCGCGGAGACACTGGTTCAGATTTATCTATTTTTGTCGGAGATTTGGCTCCAGATGTTACTGACACAATTTTGCATGAAACTTTTGCTAGCAGATATCCATCCGTCAAGGGTGCAAAAGTAGTTTTTGACACAAATACGGGTTGTTCAAAAGGTTATGGATTTGTTAGGTTTAGTGATGAAAATGAGAGATCACGGGCTATGAATGAAATGAATGGTCAATATTGTTCAAGTAGGCAAATGCGTATCGGTGTTGCTACTCCTAAAAAACCATCTAATCAACAACAATATGGTCAACAACAGCAATATGGACAACAGTTTCCATCACAAG CTGTGATATTAGCTGGTGGAAATGGTTCATTTGGTGCCATGCCTCAAAGCTCCCAATCTGATGAAGATTCTTCAAATACGACT ATCTTTGTTGGTGGACTTGACTCAGAAGTCAATGATGAAGACTTAAGGCAAACCTTTATCCAGTGTGGTGAGATTTTATCTGTTAAAATTCCTATAGGAAAGGGATGTGGTTTTGTCAGATTTGCAAACAG AAGCAGTGCCGAGGATGCAATCCAGAACATGCATGGCACAGTAATAGGCAAGCAGACAGTTCGTATATCATGGGGTAAAACTCCAGCTGGCAGACAG AGAAGTGACTCAAACGGAAACTACCAGGGGAAGCAAGGTTACGGCGGTGGCGGTTATGGCTACGGTATGCAACAGAATCAGGATGCAGGCATGTATGGTGGTGCAGCTGCATCTCCATATGGATCTAACGGGTATGGAAATCATCAGCAGCCCGTAAGCTAA
- the LOC122591008 gene encoding polyadenylate-binding protein RBP47-like isoform X2 codes for MQPSNTNGTNTTNSNSQDLTQQQQQQQQQQQWMYQQYQQQQQWLAMQQYPAAMHHPAAAAAAAMMYQQPPPSAAAAAAYMPYHYQGQYPGQYQSSMNNNNNSQIQSSSEDNKTIWIGDLQQWMDETYLQSCFSQTGEVQNIKLIRNKQSGHSERYGFIEFVSHAAAEKVLQSYNGSLMPNTDQAFRLNWASFSTGEKRGDTGSDLSIFVGDLAPDVTDTILHETFASRYPSVKGAKVVFDTNTGCSKGYGFVRFSDENERSRAMNEMNGQYCSSRQMRIGVATPKKPSNQQQYGQQQQYGQQFPSQAGGNGSFGAMPQSSQSDEDSSNTTIFVGGLDSEVNDEDLRQTFIQCGEILSVKIPIGKGCGFVRFANRSSAEDAIQNMHGTVIGKQTVRISWGKTPAGRQRSDSNGNYQGKQGYGGGGYGYGMQQNQDAGMYGGAAASPYGSNGYGNHQQPVS; via the exons ATGCAACCATCTAACACTAATGGAACAAACACCACCAACTCCAACAGCCAAGATTTGACACAAcaacaacagcagcagcagcagcaacaacaatgGATGTATCAACAGTACCAACAACAGCAGCAATGGCTGGCTATGCAGCAGTACCCTGCTGCTATGCATCaccctgctgctgctgctgctgctgctatgATGTATCAGCAGCCGCCACcatctgctgctgctgctgctgcataCATGCCTTATCATTATCAAGGTCAATATCCTGGTCAATATCAGTCtagtatgaataataataataatagtcagATTCAGAGTTCAAGTGAAGATAATAAGACCATCTGGATCGGTGATCTGCAACAGTGGATGGATGAGACTTATCTTCAGTCTTGCTTTTCTCAAACTGGGGAG GTACAAAATATTAAGCTTATACGCAATAAGCAGAGTGGGCATTCAGAGCGTTATGGATTTATCGAGTTCGTCTCTCATGCAGCGGCTGAGAAAGTTCTTCAGAGTTATAACGGTTCATTGATGCCAAATACTGATCAAGCTTTCCGGTTGAACTGGGCAAGCTTTAGTACAGGGGAAAAGCGCGGAGACACTGGTTCAGATTTATCTATTTTTGTCGGAGATTTGGCTCCAGATGTTACTGACACAATTTTGCATGAAACTTTTGCTAGCAGATATCCATCCGTCAAGGGTGCAAAAGTAGTTTTTGACACAAATACGGGTTGTTCAAAAGGTTATGGATTTGTTAGGTTTAGTGATGAAAATGAGAGATCACGGGCTATGAATGAAATGAATGGTCAATATTGTTCAAGTAGGCAAATGCGTATCGGTGTTGCTACTCCTAAAAAACCATCTAATCAACAACAATATGGTCAACAACAGCAATATGGACAACAGTTTCCATCACAAG CTGGTGGAAATGGTTCATTTGGTGCCATGCCTCAAAGCTCCCAATCTGATGAAGATTCTTCAAATACGACT ATCTTTGTTGGTGGACTTGACTCAGAAGTCAATGATGAAGACTTAAGGCAAACCTTTATCCAGTGTGGTGAGATTTTATCTGTTAAAATTCCTATAGGAAAGGGATGTGGTTTTGTCAGATTTGCAAACAG AAGCAGTGCCGAGGATGCAATCCAGAACATGCATGGCACAGTAATAGGCAAGCAGACAGTTCGTATATCATGGGGTAAAACTCCAGCTGGCAGACAG AGAAGTGACTCAAACGGAAACTACCAGGGGAAGCAAGGTTACGGCGGTGGCGGTTATGGCTACGGTATGCAACAGAATCAGGATGCAGGCATGTATGGTGGTGCAGCTGCATCTCCATATGGATCTAACGGGTATGGAAATCATCAGCAGCCCGTAAGCTAA